From Sporolactobacillus pectinivorans:
GCTGTCATTGAAAGCCTCATTATCGCTGTTGGCTTTCGCCTTCAGGAACAATCCGTGGCAAAGTTAGATATGATACAAGCATTGCGGAAACGCTATGCCCTCTTGCTGCCAAGATAATAAGACTGTTCCTGCTGGCGCGCAGTAACCGTGTGCAGCAAAACCAGTCTTATTTTAGGCGATCACCTCTACTTTTTTGCCTTCGGACAAGAAAACAAGCATGTCCTGTTCCTAGAAGCTCGGTACTTCAGTGCCGATGTAGTTCACTAGAGCGATTGTATGGCAAGTGACGTAATTGACAACACGGCCCAGCAAATAAATCCAAGTAAAATCGGTCTGCCGCCGTTTTTGACAAGCTTCACTACATTGGTGTTCAAACCAATTGAAACCATGGCCATCACAATCAGGAATTTTCCAAACTGCACAAAAAAATTAATCACGTCACCCGGAAGAGGCAGAAAAGTGCTGACTACGGACGCCAGGACAAAACCGAGCACAAACCACGGGAAGATTTTCGAAAAATGGTAGCTATTATTATTTTTCCGTGCCGTTTTACGTGAATAATAAAGGGCGAGCACCAGCGTGACGGGCACGATCATCAGTGTGCGGGTCAGTTTGACAATCACAGCAAGATTGCCCGCTGCATGGCTAAAAGTATAGCCCGCTGCCACAACCGACGAAGTATCATTGACGGCCGTCCCGGTCCACAATCCGAAATTTTGATTGCTCATACCCAGTACATGTCCGAGAAAAGGAAATAAAAACGCCGCAATCACATTAAAAAGAAAAATTGTGGAAATCGAATGCGCCACTTCTTTTTCGTCTGCATCAATGACCGGCGCGGCTGCTGCAATCGCAGAACCTCCGCAGATCGCGGTTCCTACCCCAATCAAAGTTTGCGTCTTTCCTTCGATTTTGAGCAGTTTTCCGGCGACATAAGCCGTCAGAAATGCGGCTGCCAGTGTAAATACAAGCAGTTCAAGCGTCTGGCCCCCTACTTTAATAATATTAAACAGATTAAGCCCAAACCCCATGAGAATAACGGAATATTGCAGTACCTTTTTTGACGTATATTTGACCCCGTCCTCAAACAGGAAAGGCCTTTTCCAAAAAGATAACAGCATGCCTGACAAGATGCCCAGAACCGGACTGCCGATAATCGGAAAAAATGTTCCGATCAGCCAGGCAGGTATTGCAAGAACTGCCGCCAAGATAATTCCCGGCAATATTATTGTGATTTTGTTCACATGATCACTCCTTATGCTGGCAATTATAGGGCTTGTACATGAATAATTAAAATATTATTATTTTATTATTATCATAAGTAAATAGTTATGGAGGAGAAAAAAGTGACACTCAGACATTTGCGAATATTCATTGCGGTCTGTGATGTAATGAACATGACTGCCGCTGCTGAGGCGCTCTTTATGTCGCAGCCTGCCGTCAGCCAGGCCATCTCTGAACTCGAAAAACATTATGGCGTGCGCCTTTTTGAAAGGCTGTCACGAAAGCTCTATTTAACGCAAGCCGGGGAAAAACTATTAAGTTATGCACGTCACATGATCAGAATGAGCAAGGATGTCGAGATAGAGATGCGAACCCTGAACGAGACGAGTATGATCAGGGTCGGCGCGAGTGTTACTGTCGGTGCCCATGTACTGCCAAAACTCGTGAGCAGCTTTCAAGATTCGAACCCCAGGGTAAAAGTTGAGGTGATTGAGGATAATACCGCAAAGATTGAGAAAATGGTCCTTCAAGACCAAATTGATTTCGCACTCGTTGAGGGCGAAACAGTCTCAACCGATCTGATCAAAAAGCCTTTTATGGAGGATGAACTGGTGCTGATCTGCGGCACCCGGCATCCCTTCGCCCCGCTTCCCGTCATCACCCCGGATGAACTTGAGAAAGAGCCATTCATTATTCGTGAGGAAGGCAGCGGGACTCGGAAAACGTTTGAAGACGTGATGACAAGTGCTTCATTGTCATGGGAAGTAATATGGACGTGCAACAACGCTGACTCAATCAAAATGGCCGTTTCCGAAGGGCTTGGTGTCTCTGTCATTTCAAAACGTGCGGTTAGAAATGAAGTCCATTCCGGATTGCTGCGCATCAAAAAAATCGATGGACTGCATTTCAAACGTCAATTTAACCTCATTCATCATAAAAACAAATACCTGACATGTTCCATGCAAAAATTCATTGATTCATGTTTTTAAACTTTAGAGTTTATAAAGTGCAGAACAGAGCCTAATTTTTTAAGGTTCTGTTTTTATTCATGTTCTTTTATGTAAAAATGGTTGACACAGTAAACTATTTGTTGGTAAAATACAAAACAGTTAACACAGTTATCTATTTTTCAGAAAGGATGCATGCTATGGAATTAGATTCGATCCGAGCACTAATCAAGGATTACGAAGAACTGTCAATTTATGCAATGAATCAAGTACATGAGTCTATTGAAGAAATCTCCCGGAGCAATCAAATTACCTTTGAGCAATTTTGCCTGCTTCGGCTGCTGGTAAACTCTCCCGGCATCAGCCCGGTTCAGATTGCGGAACGCCTGAATATCAATAAAAGCGGCGTTAGTATCCGGATCGGCAGATTGCTGGATAAGGGATTCATTGAAAAAAAGAAAATTGACAACAGAAGTTTCGCCCTCTACACTTCTGAAAAAGGGAGAGCACTTTTCGAGCAAGGAGAAAAGAAAATTCAGATGCTGGTTGAAGAGTGGATTCAGGAGCTCGGCGAAAAAGACAGCAGAGAATTCATACGCATCTATAAGAAAATCAACACGATCATCATCAGATTGAGGGCTGAAAAATGAAGAAAATCATCTCTTTACGCTGGGCATTTCTAGCCATCTGGATTATCGGTCTGGCTGTGCTTATCATCACTTCACCCAATATGAATCAGCTGGTTCTTGAGAAGGGCGGATACTCCTTTCCAAACAACTATTCCTCAAGCATTGCAGGCAATCTTGAGAAAAAAATCGGCGGAAACAGCAACGGTACAACTTATCTGGCTGTTTTCCACTCCGACAAAGGCCTGTCTCAGAATGACAAGGCATCGATTAAGCAAACACTGCAAAAAATTAAGAACAACAAAGCAGCACTGCATATACAAAGTGTTACAGACAGTTTTGACAACAGCAGCCTGAAAAATGAACTTGTTTCAAAGAACAATAAGACAGTGATGGCAATGCTGCAGATTGAAAACACCAAAAATCTGACGGTCCATCAAGTACGGACAGCTATTGATGCACAAATAAAAACTAACGGTGTCAGTACCTATCTTACAGGTCAGCAGTTGATCAATGACGATATGAACACGACTGCTCAGGAAGGACTGAAAAAGACGGAATGGATCACCGTTATTTTCATTCTTGTCGTTCTGCTCCTTGTCTTCCGTTCAGTCGTTGCCCCGCTTATTCCACTGGTTTGCGTAGGCATCAGTTATGTCGTTGCTCAGTCCGTCGTGGCTTTTCTCGTTAAATATTTTAATTTTCCTATTTCGAACTTCACTCAGATCTTTATGGTTGCAATTATGTTCGGTATCGGGACAGATTACTGTATCCTCTTGCTGAGTCGGTTTAAGGAAGAACTGGCAAACGGAAAAGACAAGCACGAAGCGACAATAAACACGTTCAAGACAGCAGGAATCACGGTTCTGCACAGCGGCATCCCGGTTTTTATCGCCTTTCTTTCGCTTGCCTTTGTCCAGTTCTCCCTGTATCGCAGTGCGGTTGCCGTCGGAGTCGGGGTGGTTTTTCTCCTGATTGCCCTGTTTACAATCCTTCCGCTATTTACCGCAACTCTTGGCAACAGATTGTTCTGGCCGATGAACAAAAATATTAAGCAGTCCAAGAGCGGTATCTGGGCCTGGGCCGGCAATCTCTCTTTTACAAAACCGATTATTGCTTTACTGATCGTTGGTCTGTTCACTATTCCGCCGATTATCGCTTACCACGGCCAGCCGTCATTCAATTCGCCTGAAGAAATTCCAAATAAATACGCGTCAAAGGAAGGCTTTAATATTGTTTCAAGAGACTTCGGTGCAGGAAATATTTCTCCGGCCACGATTTATTTTCAGAATGACGTGAACATGCGATCGGCAGATTACGTAGCGTTGATGGAACGGATTTCTGAACAAATAGCCAAAGAGCCGCACGTTGACAAAGTGTTGAGCGTATCACGTCCTCTAGGAAGCCGCCTGAACGGTATCTATGTCAAAAATCAGGCAGGCTCGGTGCATAGCGGATTGTCCGATGCCTCGGCGGGATTGGGAAAAATTAAAAACAGTCTGAAGGATACGAGCAAACAGATAAACGCTTCCCAGCCGCAGCTGAACAGTGCTTTATCGGATATCGGCAAACTCCAGGCTGGCACAAATAAGACAGGCAGCGGGATTGGTACCATGCAGGCCGCGCTGACGCAGATTTCCAGCGGCATCAAATCCGGCGCATCCGGCACCTCGGAGATCAGAAAAAACATTCAGAGCGCGCAAACCCAGCTGGCACAGCTGCAATCCGGGCAAAATCAGATTCAAAACGGCTATCAGCAGGTCGCCGCTAATCTGCAGAAGATTTCTAATCAGCTTGGACATTTTTCTTCGGCAAACGGCCAGCCGGCAATTGATACCACCGGTCTTGAGCAAACGCTCGGATCAATGGGAAACAATTTAAAGGCCTATATTGCAAAACATCCGGAAGCACTCAGTGATCCGAATTTTGCTCAATTAGCATCAGAAATTCAGCAGCTGCCTGGAGTGATGACCAATCTGCAGCGTTCAATACAAACGTCCATTGATCAACAGACAAAGAGTGCACAAGCCCAAATTAAGCAGTTAAACAGCGGCATCCAGTCATTGGCGAATGCCATGAATCAACTGAATCAGCAATCTGATAAAATCACGAACGGTATCAGCCAGTTCAGAGCTGGTCTCTCCCAAATTGATTCTGGACTTGGGCAACTGGAAACCGGGTTGAATCAGGCGGGAAACGGCCAGGATCAGGTGATCGCAAAGATGCCGCAGATCACGGATGCTCTAAATCAGATTGCATCCGGCCAGGGTAAGATGAAAACCGGGTTTGGGCAAGTCCAAAGTCAAATGGGCACGCTTTCTGAAGGATTGGTCAAAGGTTCAGACGGAGCTGGCAAAATTCAAAGTGGTATCAATTCGGCCAATGACTTTATCAATAACTGGGCAAACGTTCCCTATGATAATTCGGGAATCTACGTACCAAATTCAATCTTCTCAAATGCAGCCTTCAAAAAATCGCTGGATCAGTACATGAGCAAAGATGGAAAGGTTGCCAGTATCAGCGTTATTTCAAAGGATGATCCTTATTCCAACCAAGGTATCCGCAACTTTCAGTCTCTGAAAAATCAGCTTCCGTCAATGCTTAAGGGAACAGCACTAGAAAATGCCCATATCGGTATTGGCGGCATTGCAAGTTCGAACAGTGACATCCAGAAAATGGAGAGTTCAGATTATTCACATGCGCTCATTTTTGTACTGATCGGTGTCTTTATTGCCCTTGTTATCGTTCTGCGCTCACTGACAATGCCGATTTACCTGATGGCTTCGCTGCTTCTCACATATCTTGCATCACTCGGCTTCAGTGAACTGATTTTCACTAAGCTCTTCCATTATTCCGGTCTGACTTGGACGACACCGTTTTTTGCCTTTATTATTCTCATGGCCCTGGGCATTGATTATTCGATCTTTGTTATGACACGCTTTAATGAATATGCCCATCTGGCGATTAAAAAACGAATGATTCTAACGCTCTGGCACATGGGCAACGTCATCTTTTCCGCTGTCATTATTCTTGGCGGAACGTTTGCCGCCATGCTTCCGTCCGGTATGCTTTCGCTGGTCGAGATTGCAACAACTACGATCATCGGCCTGGCACTCTATGCGGCAATCGTCATCCCGCTTTTTGTACCTGTTATGGTTAAATTTTTCGGGCGTGGGAACTGGTGGCCGTTTTCTGAAAGAAAGACAGATTCATTAGTCTCTGAAGAAAGCCGTGCGGAATAAATAATCAACCAGGCAATGCATCTGTGAGCCTGCGGGAAATGGAGAACATCCTATGAAAAAACATACGCTACTGGTAACCGGCGGAACTGGTTATTTGGCTTCATGGATCATCAAAGGGCTCCTGGAAGAAGGCCATGATGTCAGAATCACTGTCAGAAATAAAAACAATTCAAAAAAATATCAGCATCTGCTTAAAATCGAAAGTGAAACAGCTGGGCGGCTTTCTGTCTTTGAAGCCGATCTGTTGAAAGAGGGCAGCTTCGATCAGGCTGTTTCTGGTTGTGATATTGTGTTCCATACGGCATCTCCCTTCTTTATCGCCGGTATCAAGAATGCGAACGATGACCTGATAAAACCGGCTAAGGAGGGGACGCGGAATGTTCTGAACGCAGTAAATAAATCTACATCTGTTGAACGAGTCGTTCTGACCAGCAGCGTCGCCGCTATCTATGGAGATAACTGTGAAATGAGGGGGAAAGCCGCTTTTAGCGAAGCAGACTGGAACGAAACAAGCAGTGCCAGCCACCAGCCATACAGTTTTTCAAAGACAGTGGCTGAAAGAGAGGCATGGGAGATGTGCAAAAAGCAGAAAAAGTGGAGTCTCGTTACAATTAATCCCTCATTTCTGCTCGGTCCGTCCCTGACCACAAGGAAAGATTCTACAAGTATTTCGACCGTCGTCGATTTTCTGAGCGGTAAATACAAAACCGGCGTGCCAGCTTTAACAATGGGCTACATCGATGTCCGTGACGTAGCGAAAGCAGAAATAGCTGCCGCTTTTACAGAAAAAGCCCATGGCAGATATCTGATTTCAGCTGGTGAGACTTCCCTTTCAGGGATCTCTGCGACACTGGAAAAATGCTTTCCGGGACAGTATCCGCTTCCTAAACGCATCGTCCCCAAAGCACTTTTTTGGCTGATCGCGCCAATGGTTGGTTACTCAAGAAAAGTCGTATCAAGAAATGCGGGACTCCCACTGAAGTTTGACAATCGAAAAAGCATAACTGATCTGGGCATGACTTACAGAAATCTTGAAACAACTCTGATCGACCAGAAAGAACAGCTTGAACGAGATGGACTGATCTAAAGAAGAAAAACAATGTGATAGCAAATTTAAGTACACTTAAACGGCCACTAAACAGGTGGCCGTTTTATTATTTTCGCTACGCCTGACCAGTTAAAACCCGTGCCCCACAAGGCTTGCTGCCTTCTTTACTTCTTTCTTTTCCGAGAAAAAACTGAATAAAAGGGCAATAATCATCATGATCGAGATGCTTCTGAAAGTCTTGCTGAACGCATGCTCTGCAGCGGTGACCATATTCTGCTGTGCTTGAGTGATCAATCGATCCATCTCGGATTTTTGCCCACTAAGTTTCCGAATGAGCTTTTTTATCAACGCTCCTTTTTCTGTCTCTGCTTTTTCATTGATCTTTATTTGAATCTGCTTCTTTTGTTCCTCTACCTGATTTTTAATGATCCGCTCCATTTTTATTCCGGAAGACTGCTTCATTTGCTGCTGACCTGCCTGATCAATTTTTGAAAAAGCTGCTGTAATAACTCTTTTCTCTGCCTTTCCAATCTGATGTTCAATTTCGATGCTGCCTGTTTTCTGAATCACTGCCACCTTGCGATCAATCGCTTCGTTCAGATTGGATTTTTTAAACGTGGCATTATTGATTTTTGATGTATTGATTGCCCTCAGTTTACTGATTACGGCTTGCTTGGCCTCGCTCATCAGTATTTTATTTTGTTCCACGTCTCGAATCATCTCTTTTTTCGCCTCGTTCAAGTTGGACTGCATCGCCGCGGTCAGAACAGCGACAAGCACCGCAATGCCAATCACACTGCCTAATGTCCGCCCCATGTTGCTGATTCCTGAGGCCATACCGAATTCATGCTCAGGGACAGGAGCAATAATGGCCGACATAATGGGTGCTAAGCAAAATCCATTGCCTGCGCCGCCTAAAACCAGAACAGAAATGATTTCAAGCCTGTTTGAATCACTGGTTAAGAAGCCCATGAGATAAGCGGACAGTATGACAATCAGAATGCCGATCACAATCACTGGTTTTGTTCCCCGTTTGCTGACTACCCCGCTGACTGCCGAACAAACCATTGTTCCAAGTGCAAAAGAGGCAAGTGTCAGTCCGGCCTGCAGAACGGAATCATGCATCAGTCTTGTCAGAAAAAAAGAACTGATAAATATCAGACCGTTCATCGCAGAAGCGATCAACAGCAAAGTGACATTTGCGCAGGAGAAATAGGAACTACGGAACAGATGAAGAGCAAGCATCGGTTCTTTGCTTTTTATTTCTACAACTAAAAACAAGAGAAGCGAGACCGCTGCCGCCGCAAAACTACCTTCAATGGACGATGATGTCCAGCCATGATCATTGCCCATGATTAGGGCATAAGTCAGTGTACTCATCGAAACAGACAGCAACAAGATGCCCAGCCAGTCAATGCGCTTCCCCGCTGTAACATCGTAAGATTCCTGAATCAGCAGGGCAGTCAGCAAAATAGCCAGCGCGCCAATTGGAACGTTCATGAAAAAGACAAAGTGCCAGTTCAGGTATTTACTGATCAACCCGCCCAGGACCGGTCCGGAAGCTCCAGCGAAGGCTGCCAATGCACCCCATATGCCGATAATTGTCTGCCGCTCTTCTTTCGAAAACAAGCCAAGAGTGATCGGGATCGAGACAGGTACAATAATCGAAGCACCAATCCCCTGCAGAACCCGAAGCAGGATCAATTGATCCACGTCCGACGTCAACCCGCACAGGAGCGATGAGCCGGTAAAAATCACCATCCCAATGATAAAAAGCTTCTTCCGGCCGAATTGATCGGCCAGCTTGGCTGCAGTCAGAAGGCAGACCGCAAAGGACATGTTGTAGCCATTAACAATCCAGGAAATAAAAGACACCGTTGTATTTGTTGCTTTCATCATGTCCGGCAATATAATATTAACAATTGTCGTGTCAAGAATAGCCATCAAAAAGCCCAGAACGGCAGCACAAAAAGCCAGATTTCTTTTCATTTAGCTTCCCACCCTTTTAATTAACAATATGTTGATTAATCATCACGCTGTTAATTATAATGAAGGCAGAAAACAGAACAATAATCAGTTCATCGGGAAAAGTTGCTTAGTCAACACAGGGCGATCAATTGATGATTAACGGAGGAAAAAAATATGAACGAGAACGACAGGCGATTTAAACGTACAGAACAAATCATTCGCGATGTTTTTGTTCAGCTGGTGAACGAAAGAGGCTTTAATCATGTGACGATTAAAGACATTACGGAACGCGCGAACCTCAACCGGGCGACTTTCTATCTTCACTACACAGACAAGTATGAATTGATGACCGCATTTCAGAAAAAATTTCTGGAAGATGCCAAAAACTTATCAACAGAAAGTAAAAAAATTGATATTTTTTCTCTTTATGACAAAGAAGAAACGATTCTCTTCTTGGTTAAGATTTTGCAATACTATAAAGATCACTCTTCAGTGATCAAAATGATGCTTAATGAAAACCGTTCCGATTTTATAAAACTGATGAAGCAACTTGTATTTCAAAATTTGTTTGAAATTCCGGCCGTCAAAGAACAAGGCAGCCAATTATCGATTCCTAAGAACTATCTAATTTCCTATATTTTTTCCGCTCATTTCGGCATTTTACAGGAATGGTTGGATACGGGAATGAAGGAAAACCCGGAAGAAATAGCAGGTATTATGTCGAAAATGACTGTACAGGGGACCATAGCCGCTTCTGGGATACTTACAGGATATGGAAAGAAGGCATGATTCCTTAAATCAAGTCAATTTTTTACTAGTCTGCTTTCTCCTTCATGTCTAAACTGATTTTGCAAGACATAAGGAGGTAACAGAATGAGCGATTCTGCAGAAAAATGCGTAATGGTCATTGACCATAGTCTTCCTCTTGGGCTGATTGCCAATACGGCGGCAATTCTGGGCTGCACACTGGGAAAAGATAAAAGTGAAATAGTTGGAAGAAACGTAACAGACGGGGGTGGTTTCCTTCATAGAGGCATCGTGCAGCTCCCCATTCCAATCCTTGCTTTATCACAGGATGGACTGAAAATGCTGCATCGGGAAATCATCGATCAATATAAGGAACGGATCACGTTAATCAGCTTTAATGATATTGCCCAGAGAAGCAAAAATTACGATGACTATGCTGAGAAGCTTGCCACTATTCCGCGGGATGACCTAAATTATCTGGGTCTGTGCCTTTATGGTGAAAAAAAGGCGATTAATCACTTAACCGGCAGTCTGCCGACATTGAAATAATTGCGTATTATCTGCCATTCTCTGAAAAAATCGGTCTTCTCACAAATAAATCAGTCTTCATAAAAAAATATCGGTCGTCCTGTAAATAAATCGGTCTTCATGAAAAAATATCAGTCGTCCTGTAAATAAATCGGTCTTCACGAAAAAATATCGGTCGTCCTGTAAATAAATCGGTCTTCACAGTAAAACAGTTAAAGTGATGCACACCATCTTTCCCATGGGTCAAGGCGGTGTCCAGTTTTTTATACTATAAGAAAGCATAAAAATTATAGTGGATTATAGTATAAGCGGCCGAATAGACATCGGATCTTCGAAAGGAACTTCGACTAAGAACGTGCACGTCCTATGCACAACGCCGAAGTCACCGCATCCTGCGGAAGTACGTCCTGTGGCATGTTCGGCATTAGGCCATCCGTGGCCGTCACAACTAAGGCTCAGCCTGCGCCAGAGGGCTTGGCTTTGCCAAGTTTTCTTTAAAAAG
This genomic window contains:
- a CDS encoding YeiH family protein, which codes for MNKITIILPGIILAAVLAIPAWLIGTFFPIIGSPVLGILSGMLLSFWKRPFLFEDGVKYTSKKVLQYSVILMGFGLNLFNIIKVGGQTLELLVFTLAAAFLTAYVAGKLLKIEGKTQTLIGVGTAICGGSAIAAAAPVIDADEKEVAHSISTIFLFNVIAAFLFPFLGHVLGMSNQNFGLWTGTAVNDTSSVVAAGYTFSHAAGNLAVIVKLTRTLMIVPVTLVLALYYSRKTARKNNNSYHFSKIFPWFVLGFVLASVVSTFLPLPGDVINFFVQFGKFLIVMAMVSIGLNTNVVKLVKNGGRPILLGFICWAVLSITSLAIQSL
- a CDS encoding LysR family transcriptional regulator — protein: MTLRHLRIFIAVCDVMNMTAAAEALFMSQPAVSQAISELEKHYGVRLFERLSRKLYLTQAGEKLLSYARHMIRMSKDVEIEMRTLNETSMIRVGASVTVGAHVLPKLVSSFQDSNPRVKVEVIEDNTAKIEKMVLQDQIDFALVEGETVSTDLIKKPFMEDELVLICGTRHPFAPLPVITPDELEKEPFIIREEGSGTRKTFEDVMTSASLSWEVIWTCNNADSIKMAVSEGLGVSVISKRAVRNEVHSGLLRIKKIDGLHFKRQFNLIHHKNKYLTCSMQKFIDSCF
- a CDS encoding MarR family winged helix-turn-helix transcriptional regulator, which gives rise to MELDSIRALIKDYEELSIYAMNQVHESIEEISRSNQITFEQFCLLRLLVNSPGISPVQIAERLNINKSGVSIRIGRLLDKGFIEKKKIDNRSFALYTSEKGRALFEQGEKKIQMLVEEWIQELGEKDSREFIRIYKKINTIIIRLRAEK
- a CDS encoding MMPL family transporter; the protein is MKKIISLRWAFLAIWIIGLAVLIITSPNMNQLVLEKGGYSFPNNYSSSIAGNLEKKIGGNSNGTTYLAVFHSDKGLSQNDKASIKQTLQKIKNNKAALHIQSVTDSFDNSSLKNELVSKNNKTVMAMLQIENTKNLTVHQVRTAIDAQIKTNGVSTYLTGQQLINDDMNTTAQEGLKKTEWITVIFILVVLLLVFRSVVAPLIPLVCVGISYVVAQSVVAFLVKYFNFPISNFTQIFMVAIMFGIGTDYCILLLSRFKEELANGKDKHEATINTFKTAGITVLHSGIPVFIAFLSLAFVQFSLYRSAVAVGVGVVFLLIALFTILPLFTATLGNRLFWPMNKNIKQSKSGIWAWAGNLSFTKPIIALLIVGLFTIPPIIAYHGQPSFNSPEEIPNKYASKEGFNIVSRDFGAGNISPATIYFQNDVNMRSADYVALMERISEQIAKEPHVDKVLSVSRPLGSRLNGIYVKNQAGSVHSGLSDASAGLGKIKNSLKDTSKQINASQPQLNSALSDIGKLQAGTNKTGSGIGTMQAALTQISSGIKSGASGTSEIRKNIQSAQTQLAQLQSGQNQIQNGYQQVAANLQKISNQLGHFSSANGQPAIDTTGLEQTLGSMGNNLKAYIAKHPEALSDPNFAQLASEIQQLPGVMTNLQRSIQTSIDQQTKSAQAQIKQLNSGIQSLANAMNQLNQQSDKITNGISQFRAGLSQIDSGLGQLETGLNQAGNGQDQVIAKMPQITDALNQIASGQGKMKTGFGQVQSQMGTLSEGLVKGSDGAGKIQSGINSANDFINNWANVPYDNSGIYVPNSIFSNAAFKKSLDQYMSKDGKVASISVISKDDPYSNQGIRNFQSLKNQLPSMLKGTALENAHIGIGGIASSNSDIQKMESSDYSHALIFVLIGVFIALVIVLRSLTMPIYLMASLLLTYLASLGFSELIFTKLFHYSGLTWTTPFFAFIILMALGIDYSIFVMTRFNEYAHLAIKKRMILTLWHMGNVIFSAVIILGGTFAAMLPSGMLSLVEIATTTIIGLALYAAIVIPLFVPVMVKFFGRGNWWPFSERKTDSLVSEESRAE
- a CDS encoding SDR family oxidoreductase, encoding MKKHTLLVTGGTGYLASWIIKGLLEEGHDVRITVRNKNNSKKYQHLLKIESETAGRLSVFEADLLKEGSFDQAVSGCDIVFHTASPFFIAGIKNANDDLIKPAKEGTRNVLNAVNKSTSVERVVLTSSVAAIYGDNCEMRGKAAFSEADWNETSSASHQPYSFSKTVAEREAWEMCKKQKKWSLVTINPSFLLGPSLTTRKDSTSISTVVDFLSGKYKTGVPALTMGYIDVRDVAKAEIAAAFTEKAHGRYLISAGETSLSGISATLEKCFPGQYPLPKRIVPKALFWLIAPMVGYSRKVVSRNAGLPLKFDNRKSITDLGMTYRNLETTLIDQKEQLERDGLI
- a CDS encoding DHA2 family efflux MFS transporter permease subunit is translated as MKRNLAFCAAVLGFLMAILDTTIVNIILPDMMKATNTTVSFISWIVNGYNMSFAVCLLTAAKLADQFGRKKLFIIGMVIFTGSSLLCGLTSDVDQLILLRVLQGIGASIIVPVSIPITLGLFSKEERQTIIGIWGALAAFAGASGPVLGGLISKYLNWHFVFFMNVPIGALAILLTALLIQESYDVTAGKRIDWLGILLLSVSMSTLTYALIMGNDHGWTSSSIEGSFAAAAVSLLLFLVVEIKSKEPMLALHLFRSSYFSCANVTLLLIASAMNGLIFISSFFLTRLMHDSVLQAGLTLASFALGTMVCSAVSGVVSKRGTKPVIVIGILIVILSAYLMGFLTSDSNRLEIISVLVLGGAGNGFCLAPIMSAIIAPVPEHEFGMASGISNMGRTLGSVIGIAVLVAVLTAAMQSNLNEAKKEMIRDVEQNKILMSEAKQAVISKLRAINTSKINNATFKKSNLNEAIDRKVAVIQKTGSIEIEHQIGKAEKRVITAAFSKIDQAGQQQMKQSSGIKMERIIKNQVEEQKKQIQIKINEKAETEKGALIKKLIRKLSGQKSEMDRLITQAQQNMVTAAEHAFSKTFRSISIMMIIALLFSFFSEKKEVKKAASLVGHGF
- a CDS encoding TetR/AcrR family transcriptional regulator, which gives rise to MNENDRRFKRTEQIIRDVFVQLVNERGFNHVTIKDITERANLNRATFYLHYTDKYELMTAFQKKFLEDAKNLSTESKKIDIFSLYDKEETILFLVKILQYYKDHSSVIKMMLNENRSDFIKLMKQLVFQNLFEIPAVKEQGSQLSIPKNYLISYIFSAHFGILQEWLDTGMKENPEEIAGIMSKMTVQGTIAASGILTGYGKKA
- a CDS encoding DUF2000 domain-containing protein, coding for MSDSAEKCVMVIDHSLPLGLIANTAAILGCTLGKDKSEIVGRNVTDGGGFLHRGIVQLPIPILALSQDGLKMLHREIIDQYKERITLISFNDIAQRSKNYDDYAEKLATIPRDDLNYLGLCLYGEKKAINHLTGSLPTLK